A stretch of Methanosphaerula palustris E1-9c DNA encodes these proteins:
- the cmk gene encoding (d)CMP kinase encodes MRITISGPPGSGTTSLSKHLAAEHNLKLISAGEVFRQLAREKGMDLAAFGELAENDPSIDLMIDARQKQIATEQDDIIVEGRLSGRMVEQADLRIWLNAPLTCRVGRIAFRDSVTCEEEAMTLTREREASEAKRYMMYYQIDISDLSSYHLVLNTERWSVGQLGLIVNCAIAAVRD; translated from the coding sequence ATGCGGATCACCATCAGTGGTCCTCCTGGCAGCGGAACCACATCTCTCTCCAAGCATCTGGCAGCGGAACATAACCTGAAACTCATCTCTGCAGGGGAAGTCTTTCGGCAGCTCGCCAGGGAGAAGGGGATGGACCTCGCTGCGTTTGGGGAACTGGCAGAGAATGATCCATCGATAGATCTGATGATCGATGCCCGTCAGAAACAGATCGCAACAGAACAGGATGATATCATCGTTGAAGGGCGCCTCTCGGGGCGGATGGTAGAGCAGGCCGATCTCCGGATCTGGCTGAACGCTCCACTGACCTGCAGGGTAGGTCGGATCGCTTTTCGGGACAGTGTGACCTGTGAAGAGGAGGCGATGACGCTGACCCGAGAGCGGGAGGCCTCTGAGGCCAAACGCTATATGATGTATTATCAGATCGATATCAGCGATCTCTCCTCCTATCACCTGGTGCTGAACACCGAGCGGTGGTCGGTCGGCCAGCTCGGCCTGATCGTTAACTGTGCCATTGCCGCGGTCAGAGATTGA